A part of Marinobacter psychrophilus genomic DNA contains:
- the crcB gene encoding fluoride efflux transporter CrcB, whose amino-acid sequence MWLSVLAISGGAVLGANLRWALSLWLNASHHHVPLGTLVANMAGGWLAGFLLAWFSHSSSLSPEWRLFAITGLCGALTTFSTFSLEMLTALQQGKWGMALVGVLAHVCGALLMTAVGFYTVALIKS is encoded by the coding sequence ATGTGGTTGTCAGTTCTGGCCATTAGCGGTGGTGCGGTGCTCGGCGCGAATTTGCGCTGGGCACTGAGTTTGTGGCTGAACGCCAGCCATCACCATGTGCCGCTGGGCACTTTGGTGGCCAACATGGCCGGCGGCTGGCTGGCGGGGTTTTTACTGGCCTGGTTCAGCCACAGCTCGAGCCTGTCGCCGGAATGGCGCTTGTTTGCAATAACCGGCCTGTGTGGCGCGTTAACGACATTTTCCACTTTCTCGCTGGAAATGCTCACGGCTTTGCAACAGGGAAAGTGGGGCATGGCGCTGGTGGGTGTTCTGGCCCACGTTTGCGGTGCTTTGCTGATGACAGCTGTTGGCTTTTACACTGTCGCATTGATTAAAAGTTGA
- a CDS encoding acyl-CoA dehydrogenase — MTFILFVLAIASLLVVMRQEAGAKTAVGVMVGVGLVSLLFASFWLALLLFIGAGITAAAGLPGFRRSWLTPKAFALFKKVAPKVSETEKVALEAGTVSWDGELFTGKPDWHNLLINRNTGLTDKEQAFLDNQCNQALAMCNAWDIAVERADLPEELWDFLKREKFFGMIISEEYGGLGFSAKAQTAVLQRLAVNEMLMVTVGVPNSLGPGELLIKYGTDEQKEYYLPRLADGREIPCFGLTGPRAGSDATSLPDTGIVCKQEVDGKEVIGLRLNFEKRWITLAPIATVVGLAFRMFDPDGLLSDVEDRGITCALIPRDTDGMEIGRRHCPIGSPFLNGPIIGKDMFIPLDYLIGGEKMAGEGWRMLVECLSVGRCITLPSGAAGGAAFAVATAGGFTRIRRQFNTPIAEMEGVQQSLARIAAKTYIAQAAVNHTANMIDQGQKPAVPSAILKYHLTEYQRDVLCDAMDVHGGKAVTLGPRNYNGISFSGSAVSITVEGANIMTRSLMIFGQGAIRCHPYVLKELAAKDNDDIDAFDEAFFGHAGLVFGNAARAFTQALGLGRADVPFDHGARKYAQSVARFSAAFGLCSDAAMTTLGSELKMRELTSARLGDMLSNLYLASMVLKHWHETQPVDGEQALMAYSLDMLLARTETALVEFLDNLPNRLVAGALRVVTLPIGRRWTGPSDALTHTVAKAISTDSPLRKKLLSSLWVGEGESGVDAVISNPVASYNNLLKDNAKAEKLYRKANKAYSKGELPITALHPEQRFEAALETGVFSEEEAIFMRDYEAKVLEMLTVDDFAFNEFARNKKSVIDHNPSESQPS; from the coding sequence ATGACGTTCATACTCTTTGTACTGGCGATAGCCAGTTTATTGGTGGTGATGCGCCAAGAAGCCGGAGCCAAGACTGCGGTGGGTGTTATGGTTGGAGTGGGCTTGGTATCGCTGCTGTTTGCATCGTTCTGGCTGGCACTGCTGCTATTTATTGGCGCCGGGATTACGGCCGCTGCCGGCTTGCCGGGTTTTCGTCGCAGCTGGTTAACGCCCAAAGCCTTTGCCCTGTTCAAGAAAGTCGCCCCGAAAGTGTCTGAAACGGAAAAAGTAGCGCTGGAAGCGGGCACGGTAAGTTGGGACGGCGAGTTGTTTACCGGCAAACCCGACTGGCACAACCTGCTGATAAACCGCAACACCGGCCTTACGGATAAAGAACAGGCGTTTTTGGATAATCAGTGCAACCAGGCGCTGGCCATGTGTAATGCCTGGGACATAGCCGTAGAGCGCGCCGACCTGCCGGAAGAATTGTGGGATTTCCTTAAGCGCGAAAAGTTCTTCGGCATGATTATCTCCGAAGAATACGGTGGCCTGGGATTTTCCGCGAAAGCTCAGACCGCCGTGCTGCAGCGCCTGGCTGTTAACGAAATGCTGATGGTGACCGTTGGCGTGCCCAATTCTCTTGGGCCCGGCGAGCTGCTAATAAAATACGGCACCGATGAGCAAAAAGAATATTACCTGCCACGCCTGGCGGATGGCCGTGAAATACCCTGTTTTGGCCTCACCGGCCCGCGTGCGGGCTCCGACGCCACCTCATTGCCAGACACCGGAATTGTGTGCAAGCAAGAAGTTGACGGCAAAGAAGTGATTGGTTTGCGGCTGAATTTCGAGAAGCGCTGGATTACCCTGGCGCCAATTGCCACGGTGGTGGGTTTGGCTTTCCGTATGTTCGACCCCGATGGTTTGCTGAGTGACGTTGAAGATCGCGGAATTACTTGCGCACTGATTCCTCGTGATACCGACGGCATGGAAATCGGCCGTCGCCATTGCCCAATAGGAAGCCCGTTTTTGAATGGCCCTATTATTGGCAAAGACATGTTCATTCCGCTGGACTACCTGATCGGTGGTGAAAAAATGGCCGGTGAGGGCTGGCGCATGCTGGTGGAATGTTTGTCGGTCGGTCGTTGCATTACCTTGCCGTCTGGCGCTGCTGGTGGGGCGGCTTTCGCGGTGGCTACCGCCGGTGGTTTTACCCGGATAAGGCGTCAGTTCAATACGCCCATAGCGGAAATGGAAGGCGTTCAGCAGTCGCTGGCGCGGATTGCGGCCAAAACGTACATTGCTCAGGCGGCGGTTAACCATACCGCCAACATGATTGACCAGGGCCAGAAACCGGCGGTGCCATCGGCGATTCTGAAATACCATCTGACCGAGTACCAGCGTGACGTTCTGTGCGATGCCATGGACGTTCACGGCGGTAAAGCAGTCACCCTTGGCCCACGCAATTATAATGGCATTTCGTTCAGTGGCTCGGCAGTGTCTATTACCGTTGAAGGTGCCAACATAATGACCCGCAGCCTGATGATCTTCGGTCAGGGTGCTATTCGTTGCCATCCCTACGTGCTGAAAGAGCTGGCGGCGAAAGACAACGACGATATAGATGCCTTTGACGAAGCTTTCTTCGGCCACGCCGGTTTGGTGTTTGGCAACGCTGCCCGTGCCTTTACCCAGGCTTTGGGTCTTGGCCGCGCAGACGTGCCGTTTGATCACGGTGCGCGTAAATACGCTCAGTCTGTGGCCCGCTTTAGTGCTGCGTTCGGGCTGTGTTCCGATGCGGCCATGACCACTCTGGGCAGTGAGCTGAAGATGCGCGAACTGACCTCTGCGCGTTTGGGTGACATGCTGTCGAATTTGTATTTGGCCTCTATGGTACTCAAACATTGGCATGAAACCCAGCCGGTGGACGGCGAACAGGCACTCATGGCCTACAGTTTGGACATGCTGCTGGCGCGCACGGAAACAGCGTTGGTGGAATTTCTTGATAACTTGCCCAATCGTTTAGTAGCCGGTGCGCTGCGGGTAGTAACCTTACCCATTGGCCGGCGCTGGACAGGCCCAAGCGATGCGCTGACCCACACCGTGGCGAAGGCTATTTCAACGGATTCGCCGCTGCGGAAAAAGCTGTTGTCCAGCCTGTGGGTGGGTGAAGGTGAAAGCGGCGTCGACGCCGTTATTTCCAACCCCGTGGCCAGTTACAACAACTTGTTAAAAGACAACGCCAAAGCTGAAAAGCTCTATCGCAAAGCCAATAAGGCCTACAGCAAGGGCGAACTGCCGATCACCGCTTTGCACCCGGAGCAGCGTTTTGAAGCGGCTTTGGAAACGGGCGTGTTTAGTGAGGAAGAGGCAATCTTCATGCGCGATTACGAAGCAAAAGTACTGGAAATGCTGACGGTCGACGACTTTGCCTTTAACGAGTTCGCACGCAACAAAAAGTCGGTGATTGATCACAATCCCTCAGAATCGCAGCCTTCTTGA
- the rapA gene encoding RNA polymerase-associated protein RapA yields the protein MKTSDFVIGQRWVSHSDTALGLGIVTDISGRRVTLGFPAADEERTYATDNAPLSRIIYQLGETIETFDGGSYIVRAVKDMAGLLVYHADDGENVQTVSEVKLSGTVNFSAPHQRLFAGQFDRNGAFRLRFATLNHLDRLRASPAEGLIGARTQHLPHQLYIAGEVARRFAPRVLLADEVGLGKTIEAGLIMHYQLHTGRARRALIVVPDSLIHQWLVEMLRRFNLRFSIVDQSRYDAIKEQQSDVDALMSHIFGEEGRENPFESEQLVLCSQSFLTATAQARNDAIAAGWDLLIVDEAHHLAWSESHVSAEYQTIESLAAASQGLLLLTATPEQMGLASHFARLRLLDPARFHDLQAFREQESQYEVVNAVVRRLQSEHTIASGDQQILEQWLGSQLPQLLAESDPHQAIIDALLDRHGTGRVLFRNTRAAIQGFPARFPHPVSLPCPEIYSGFTRGIDGLTPERNEPDEEQWLAEDPRVAWLQKTLAGLRPKKVVVICAHASTAMALERYLQLRAGIRSAAFHEHLSLIERDRAAAYFADSEQGAQALICSEIGSEGRNFQFAHHLVLFDLPANPDLLEQRIGRLDRIGQTNAIDIYIPYLEGTSQEVQYQWFQRGLNAFAESCSVGVAVQESVADAWQQSLAGDAAALETLVKASAAETARLKTLLQNGRDALIELNSCRNEPAQRLIDAIEAEESAAAVRDYMMEAFDILGVDVEDHSEHSDVLRPGEQYQAGHVAGLPEDGITVTWERDRALEREDLAFMSWEHPMVTGIMESVTSSGLGKAALATMSVKALPAGTLLMEALFTVHCPAPEALQLTRYLPVSPLRLLVDVTGKDLSKALPHDRLNDMCSNIRRRTAQAIVPQIRAQVEIMVDHSQCLAEPHLQPLQQKALAQVDAMFGPEIRRLEALQAVNPAIRDEEIEYFRTQLAAAREAIGHATLALEGIRVIVTA from the coding sequence TTGAAAACGTCGGATTTTGTCATTGGCCAGCGCTGGGTTAGCCACAGCGATACAGCCCTGGGCTTGGGCATAGTTACGGATATTTCTGGGCGCAGGGTGACCCTGGGCTTTCCGGCGGCTGACGAAGAACGAACCTACGCCACCGACAACGCGCCCTTGTCGCGTATTATTTATCAGCTGGGTGAAACCATCGAAACCTTTGATGGCGGAAGCTACATCGTGCGCGCGGTTAAAGACATGGCCGGTCTGCTGGTTTACCACGCCGACGATGGCGAAAATGTCCAGACAGTTTCCGAGGTGAAGCTAAGCGGAACGGTGAACTTCTCGGCCCCTCATCAGCGCCTGTTTGCCGGCCAGTTTGACCGCAACGGTGCCTTTCGCCTCCGTTTTGCCACATTGAACCATCTTGACCGTCTGCGGGCCTCGCCGGCCGAGGGCCTGATTGGCGCCCGCACCCAGCATTTGCCCCATCAGCTTTATATTGCCGGCGAAGTGGCTCGGCGTTTTGCCCCGCGGGTACTGTTGGCCGACGAAGTAGGCCTGGGCAAAACCATCGAGGCCGGTTTGATTATGCACTATCAGCTGCATACGGGCCGCGCCCGGCGAGCTTTGATAGTGGTGCCAGATTCGCTGATTCACCAATGGCTGGTTGAAATGCTGCGGCGCTTTAACCTGCGTTTCTCCATTGTTGATCAAAGCCGCTATGACGCTATTAAAGAACAGCAGAGCGACGTGGATGCTCTGATGAGCCATATATTTGGTGAAGAGGGTCGGGAAAACCCATTTGAAAGTGAACAGCTGGTGTTGTGTAGCCAGAGTTTTTTGACCGCCACTGCACAAGCCCGAAATGACGCCATAGCGGCTGGTTGGGATTTACTGATTGTTGATGAAGCTCACCACTTGGCCTGGAGTGAAAGCCACGTTAGCGCGGAATATCAAACAATTGAAAGCTTGGCGGCGGCGAGCCAGGGCTTGTTGCTGCTTACCGCAACGCCAGAACAGATGGGGCTGGCCAGCCATTTTGCGCGTTTGCGCCTGCTGGATCCGGCGCGGTTCCACGATTTACAGGCATTCCGCGAACAGGAAAGCCAGTACGAAGTGGTAAATGCCGTGGTGCGACGATTGCAGTCTGAACACACCATCGCAAGCGGCGATCAGCAAATTCTAGAGCAGTGGCTGGGTTCGCAATTGCCCCAGCTGTTGGCAGAGAGCGACCCCCATCAGGCGATTATTGACGCCCTGCTGGATCGCCACGGCACCGGCCGGGTGTTGTTTCGTAACACTCGCGCTGCTATTCAGGGTTTTCCTGCACGTTTTCCACACCCGGTGTCACTGCCGTGCCCCGAAATTTACAGCGGCTTTACTCGCGGAATTGACGGCCTGACGCCCGAACGTAACGAGCCCGACGAAGAGCAGTGGCTGGCGGAGGACCCGCGGGTGGCCTGGTTGCAAAAAACACTGGCGGGCTTGCGCCCGAAAAAAGTGGTGGTGATCTGCGCTCACGCTAGCACGGCTATGGCTTTGGAGCGCTATTTGCAGCTGCGCGCCGGTATTCGCAGCGCAGCGTTCCACGAACATTTAAGCCTGATAGAGCGCGACCGTGCGGCAGCTTACTTTGCTGATTCAGAGCAGGGCGCCCAAGCGCTGATTTGCTCCGAGATCGGCAGTGAAGGCCGTAACTTCCAGTTTGCCCATCATTTGGTGCTGTTTGACTTGCCGGCTAACCCGGATCTGTTGGAACAACGCATTGGCCGTCTAGACCGTATCGGCCAAACCAACGCCATTGATATTTATATCCCCTATCTGGAAGGCACCAGTCAGGAAGTTCAGTACCAATGGTTCCAGCGTGGCCTGAATGCCTTTGCAGAAAGTTGCAGTGTGGGTGTGGCGGTGCAGGAGTCTGTGGCGGATGCCTGGCAGCAGTCGCTGGCGGGCGACGCCGCCGCTCTGGAAACTCTGGTGAAGGCTTCTGCGGCGGAAACGGCGCGCCTGAAAACCTTGCTGCAGAATGGCCGTGATGCGCTTATTGAGCTGAACTCCTGCCGCAACGAGCCGGCGCAACGTTTGATTGACGCTATTGAAGCTGAAGAATCCGCTGCGGCCGTGCGCGACTATATGATGGAAGCCTTCGACATTCTGGGTGTGGATGTTGAAGATCATTCCGAACATTCAGACGTGCTGCGCCCGGGCGAGCAGTACCAAGCTGGACACGTGGCAGGCTTGCCCGAAGATGGCATAACCGTCACCTGGGAGCGAGACCGCGCGCTGGAGCGCGAAGATCTGGCGTTTATGAGCTGGGAGCATCCTATGGTAACCGGCATTATGGAGTCTGTGACCAGTTCCGGATTGGGTAAAGCCGCGCTGGCAACCATGTCGGTGAAGGCATTGCCGGCCGGCACCCTGTTGATGGAAGCACTGTTCACTGTGCATTGCCCGGCGCCAGAAGCTCTTCAGTTGACCCGTTATCTGCCGGTCTCGCCGTTGCGTTTGCTGGTGGATGTCACTGGCAAAGATTTGTCGAAAGCCTTGCCCCATGACCGCCTGAACGATATGTGTTCTAACATTCGCCGGCGCACGGCGCAGGCGATTGTGCCGCAAATTCGCGCCCAGGTTGAGATCATGGTGGATCATTCTCAATGCCTGGCCGAGCCGCACTTGCAACCGCTGCAACAAAAAGCACTGGCGCAGGTGGACGCGATGTTCGGCCCGGAAATACGCCGCCTGGAAGCCTTGCAGGCGGTGAATCCGGCGATTCGTGATGAGGAAATCGAGTATTTCCGAACCCAGTTGGCCGCCGCCCGCGAAGCAATAGGGCACGCGACCCTGGCGCTGGAAGGCATTAGAGTGATCGTAACCGCCTGA
- the cysZ gene encoding sulfate transporter CysZ, translating into MLNGNFFRGLGYLGEGFGLILQPGLRLFVIIPVLINILLFSLLFFYLGELFSGLIATAMGWLPDWAWLQALDWLFWLLYGAIIVLVLAYGFVMVANLIGAPFYGYLAERCEQHLTGQPIGDDEDWAGIVKDIPRSLWRELQKIAYYLPRALGLLILGLIPVVNLVAVVLWFVFNSWMMALQYVDYPADNHKISFPVLKKMLAERRLSALGFGLPVALAAMVPILNLFVVPAAVCGATALWVREQGSARY; encoded by the coding sequence ATGCTCAATGGTAACTTTTTTCGCGGATTGGGTTATCTGGGCGAGGGTTTTGGCCTGATTCTGCAACCCGGTCTTCGCCTTTTTGTAATTATCCCCGTGCTGATTAATATTCTGCTGTTCAGCCTGCTGTTTTTCTATCTGGGTGAATTGTTTTCCGGTTTGATTGCAACGGCTATGGGTTGGTTGCCAGACTGGGCCTGGCTGCAAGCGTTGGACTGGCTGTTCTGGTTGCTTTACGGCGCTATTATTGTGTTGGTGCTGGCTTATGGTTTTGTGATGGTGGCTAATCTGATTGGTGCACCGTTTTACGGTTACCTGGCGGAGCGTTGCGAGCAGCACCTGACAGGTCAACCCATCGGTGACGACGAAGATTGGGCGGGTATTGTTAAAGACATTCCACGTTCGCTGTGGCGCGAGTTGCAGAAAATCGCCTATTACCTGCCCCGAGCCCTAGGCCTGCTTATTCTGGGACTGATACCGGTGGTGAATCTGGTGGCGGTGGTGCTGTGGTTCGTGTTCAACAGCTGGATGATGGCGCTGCAGTATGTGGATTACCCGGCAGACAACCACAAGATCAGTTTTCCGGTGTTAAAAAAGATGCTGGCCGAGCGCCGATTGTCGGCTTTGGGCTTTGGACTGCCGGTAGCGCTGGCGGCCATGGTGCCAATATTAAACTTGTTTGTGGTGCCGGCAGCGGTGTGTGGTGCCACGGCGTTATGGGTGCGTGAACAAGGTTCCGCACGTTATTGA
- a CDS encoding VanZ family protein: MMRSLPQPEQTTDMFLATTKQRLAQLLRLCVLWRFALLASIAVILFLATTAGPLPVPSAPSDKVNHLIAFLELTLLVRLGWPQLKPLYFVPLLLGFGMLIEIVQATLPYRDFSMADVAADAAGIAVGMLIWPWLQKFSAQY, encoded by the coding sequence ATGATGCGGTCTTTGCCACAGCCGGAACAAACAACCGATATGTTTTTAGCAACCACGAAACAACGGCTTGCACAATTACTCCGCTTATGTGTCTTGTGGCGGTTTGCGCTACTGGCGTCTATCGCCGTTATCCTATTTCTGGCCACGACCGCAGGCCCGCTGCCCGTGCCCTCTGCGCCCAGCGACAAGGTCAATCACCTGATTGCCTTTCTAGAGCTTACGCTGCTGGTTCGCCTGGGCTGGCCGCAGCTGAAACCGCTCTATTTTGTCCCGCTGCTGCTGGGTTTCGGTATGCTAATAGAAATTGTGCAAGCCACCCTGCCCTACCGCGATTTTTCAATGGCTGACGTGGCCGCTGACGCCGCTGGCATCGCTGTCGGAATGCTAATTTGGCCTTGGCTGCAAAAATTTAGCGCCCAATACTGA